The following are from one region of the Anaerolineales bacterium genome:
- a CDS encoding DUF4190 domain-containing protein — MTEMSTAPEVQPAGRTSTMALVSLIAGIVGLTILPILGSITAVITGYMARKEIRASAGAVTGSGMATAGLIMGWIGVVVGVGLLCIACVLLVAVPAGIFNAAGQYGSVIQSLLFV; from the coding sequence ATGACTGAAATGAGCACTGCCCCCGAAGTGCAGCCTGCCGGGCGGACCAGCACCATGGCCCTCGTCAGCCTGATCGCCGGCATCGTCGGACTGACGATCCTGCCCATCCTGGGCAGCATCACGGCGGTGATCACCGGCTACATGGCCCGCAAGGAGATCCGCGCATCCGCGGGCGCGGTGACGGGCAGCGGCATGGCGACGGCCGGCCTGATCATGGGCTGGATCGGCGTGGTTGTGGGCGTGGGCCTATTGTGCATCGCGTGCGTGCTCCTGGTGGCGGTGCCGGCAGGGATCTTCAACGCCGCCGGTCAATACGGGTCCGTCATCCAGAGCCTGTTGTTCGTCTAG